In Sulfuricurvum sp., the following proteins share a genomic window:
- a CDS encoding diguanylate cyclase — MKSIKGLVVFQMKKMTLLQRTVVWLIAIAMFFFLLLLSIIWELKQSVLQGYDPSLTLIVMYFIGVSIVIGLIIKVFRSFSKPITELTENALKIADGDYNVHFNIENYDVEWQFLMGIFNQMSAETQRKIEQLNNQNEILFTYKEQIEELNQRLAKKIKIKSKQLQGYLDIIDNYVITSQTDIYGTITYASEAFCQISGYTKEELIGENHRIIRHPDMPSELFRELWATISSGKIWHGEIKNRKSDGGDYWVDTTITPNIEEGEITGYTAVRHDITDQKLIEEMAITDSMTGLYNRRFYTKIIDDELDRVKRHHSSLALMMLDVDNFKLYNDSYGHHAGDIVLSKIANVLKFYTSRGGEYAFRLGGEEFGVIVSDMNEEKYRTLAEQIRTSVEKLAILHEKNDAVSCVSVSIGIALYNPESLMTSDELYKEADTQLYRAKENGRNQVILGE; from the coding sequence GTGAAATCAATTAAAGGTTTGGTTGTGTTTCAGATGAAAAAAATGACTCTATTGCAGCGAACAGTAGTATGGCTGATCGCAATAGCTATGTTTTTTTTTCTTCTTCTGCTCTCTATCATATGGGAATTAAAACAGTCCGTACTTCAAGGATATGACCCCTCTCTTACGTTAATAGTGATGTATTTCATCGGTGTTTCTATTGTTATCGGATTGATTATAAAAGTATTTCGATCCTTTTCAAAACCAATCACCGAATTGACAGAAAATGCTTTGAAAATAGCGGATGGCGATTACAATGTCCATTTTAATATTGAAAACTACGACGTTGAATGGCAGTTTTTAATGGGTATATTCAACCAAATGTCTGCAGAAACACAGCGTAAAATTGAACAGCTCAATAATCAAAATGAAATCTTGTTTACCTATAAAGAGCAGATTGAAGAACTCAATCAACGTCTCGCCAAAAAGATTAAAATCAAATCAAAACAACTTCAAGGCTATCTCGACATTATCGATAATTATGTTATTACCTCTCAAACCGATATATACGGCACTATTACGTATGCTTCTGAGGCATTTTGTCAGATCAGCGGCTATACGAAAGAAGAACTTATCGGAGAAAATCACCGTATTATCCGTCATCCTGATATGCCCTCTGAGCTGTTTAGAGAGTTATGGGCAACAATCAGTTCAGGGAAAATTTGGCATGGCGAGATTAAAAATCGTAAATCCGATGGCGGTGATTATTGGGTTGATACGACGATTACACCTAATATAGAAGAGGGTGAAATTACAGGTTATACAGCTGTCAGACATGATATTACGGATCAAAAGCTGATTGAAGAGATGGCGATTACCGATTCGATGACCGGTCTGTATAATCGTCGTTTTTATACAAAAATCATTGATGATGAGCTGGACCGTGTTAAACGGCATCACTCCAGTTTGGCATTAATGATGCTGGATGTGGATAATTTTAAACTTTACAACGACAGCTATGGACACCATGCGGGAGATATCGTACTCAGTAAAATTGCCAACGTACTCAAATTTTATACATCGAGAGGCGGCGAATATGCATTTCGACTTGGAGGAGAAGAGTTCGGAGTTATTGTCAGCGACATGAATGAAGAAAAATACAGAACTTTGGCTGAACAGATTCGTACTTCGGTTGAAAAGTTGGCAATTTTACATGAAAAAAATGATGCCGTTTCGTGTGTGAGCGTGTCGATAGGAATTGCACTGTACAATCCTGAGAGTTTAATGACGAGTGATGAACTCTATAAAGAGGCGGATACGCAACTTTATCGTGCTAAAGAGAATGGGCGAAACCAAGTAATTTTAGGTGAGTAG
- a CDS encoding HAMP domain-containing sensor histidine kinase yields the protein MRKAERESFLKSFGVFFLSLALLSGVLEYFEYFKLKHDIHEKVYNEMRLCSYDLKCTQYEFDFVPLESKKLYQLSESNQELYALFSLPKNDTYALKLSLSQSHYQKLLRQSQNLVIGHYLWALAIISLISAFFSLFALHPLRRALRLTEEFSRDILHDLNTPLAALRLNVSRLSIAQKDEKKIARITQSIDTIVSLGDNLRGYLEEHDEKREHFDLHTLLEERLMTFQKLYPDITFSLNQETLLLDTNRDAFMRIIDNLFSNAAKYNIHYGTVTIGVNRSNASLLIQDTGKGIDHPEKIFERFYKENDRGMGIGLHIVKKFCDMLKISIEVESHPGTGSLFTLHLAALTVR from the coding sequence TTGAGAAAAGCTGAACGCGAATCGTTTCTAAAAAGTTTCGGAGTATTTTTTCTCTCTCTCGCCTTATTGAGCGGAGTACTGGAGTATTTTGAATATTTCAAACTGAAACACGACATTCATGAAAAAGTCTACAACGAAATGCGTTTGTGCAGTTACGATCTCAAATGTACCCAATACGAATTTGATTTTGTCCCACTGGAGTCAAAGAAACTCTACCAACTCAGTGAATCAAACCAAGAGCTGTATGCCCTCTTCTCCTTACCAAAAAACGATACCTACGCCCTAAAACTCAGTTTGTCACAGAGTCATTATCAAAAACTGCTGCGACAATCACAAAACCTTGTAATAGGTCATTATCTATGGGCTCTTGCCATCATCTCACTTATTTCAGCCTTCTTCTCCCTTTTTGCTCTTCATCCCCTGCGCCGGGCACTGCGTTTGACCGAAGAGTTCAGTCGTGATATTTTGCATGATCTAAATACCCCTCTAGCGGCGCTTCGTTTAAATGTCAGCCGGTTAAGCATCGCACAAAAGGATGAAAAAAAGATAGCGCGAATCACACAGAGCATCGATACAATCGTATCATTAGGGGATAATTTACGCGGATATCTTGAAGAACATGATGAGAAGCGTGAACATTTCGACCTTCATACTCTGTTGGAAGAGAGACTAATGACCTTTCAAAAGCTTTATCCCGATATCACGTTCTCGCTGAATCAAGAAACGCTCCTACTCGATACGAATCGAGACGCTTTTATGCGGATAATCGATAATCTGTTTAGCAATGCCGCTAAATACAACATTCATTACGGCACAGTTACTATTGGCGTGAATAGGAGTAATGCGTCACTTTTGATACAAGATACAGGAAAAGGGATTGACCATCCTGAAAAGATTTTTGAACGTTTTTACAAAGAAAATGATCGTGGTATGGGCATTGGTCTGCATATTGTAAAAAAGTTCTGCGATATGCTCAAAATTTCCATAGAGGTAGAAAGCCATCCCGGTACAGGAAGCCTCTTTACCCTGCACCTTGCAGCGCTAACGGTTCGCTAA
- a CDS encoding DUF1104 domain-containing protein yields the protein MKTLGLIALLSVAAFATDYKTMNMEEMKAMRGSVPIEERAAYQAEMQNRMQLMNQEERQIMQRDMTQNRFNYQNGSRSSIGQSGAMQRQRMR from the coding sequence ATGAAAACATTAGGTCTAATTGCACTGTTAAGCGTTGCAGCATTTGCAACAGATTACAAAACCATGAATATGGAAGAGATGAAAGCAATGCGTGGATCAGTACCGATCGAAGAACGTGCAGCATATCAAGCTGAGATGCAAAACCGTATGCAATTAATGAACCAGGAAGAGCGTCAAATAATGCAAAGAGATATGACTCAAAATAGATTTAATTACCAAAATGGAAGCAGATCATCAATAGGTCAAAGCGGAGCTATGCAGCGCCAAAGAATGCGATAA
- a CDS encoding response regulator transcription factor, which produces MTILLLEDDTVLGETLHEMLSEAGYATDWVSDGEEAAEAAFNTRYDLYIFDINVPQINGFDLVESLRSADDQTPTIFISAMSDIAAITKGFSVGANDYLKKPFYPEELLVRIEARFGQMKHDVEYGEITYNPINHDVKRNGKLLSLGDVQLPFLRLFITNIGRTITKESLLDLMEHPSQSALRVAINKLKHTTGWNIENVRGIGYRIEKS; this is translated from the coding sequence TTGACTATCCTCTTATTGGAAGACGATACAGTTTTAGGTGAAACTCTACATGAAATGCTGAGTGAAGCAGGATATGCGACAGACTGGGTTTCCGATGGTGAAGAGGCAGCGGAAGCTGCCTTCAATACCCGATATGATCTCTACATCTTCGATATCAATGTCCCACAAATCAACGGTTTCGATCTTGTAGAAAGCCTCCGTAGTGCAGACGATCAAACACCTACAATATTTATCAGCGCAATGAGCGATATTGCAGCCATCACAAAAGGCTTTAGTGTGGGTGCAAACGATTATCTAAAAAAACCCTTTTATCCGGAAGAACTTTTAGTTCGGATTGAAGCCCGATTCGGACAGATGAAGCACGATGTGGAATATGGAGAGATCACCTATAATCCAATCAATCATGATGTCAAACGAAACGGTAAACTTTTATCGCTCGGTGATGTTCAGTTACCCTTCTTACGCCTTTTTATAACCAATATCGGCCGTACTATCACCAAAGAAAGTCTATTGGATCTAATGGAACATCCGAGTCAGAGTGCATTACGTGTTGCAATCAATAAACTCAAACATACTACCGGATGGAACATCGAGAATGTCCGGGGAATAGGATACCGTATTGAGAAAAGCTGA
- a CDS encoding PAS domain S-box protein, with protein sequence MDDGQIEKALTEWVDALDAIEYPIFMHDRTFRVLRCNRAYREHAGLPFQEIIGRPYYELFPKNDGPMHHCLEALECTSEDGSEEEVQVNERLFFSRGVIIKDDNGNYLYSLHILKDITEQRKIEQALRESEEKFRSLVESTSDWIWEINADGFYTYVSPRVKDLLGYSPEEVLGKSPFEFMPREEIERISGEFLKIIADHAPLNALQNTNRCKDGTFKILETSGLPYFNEQGAFLGYRGIDRDITARIHAEEYLRESEARYRTLFEAMLNGFAYCQMIYEEGLPVDFLYLNVNKAFEQQTGLKNVVGKRVSEVIPGIRQSDPELFERYARVAVSGIPEQFEIYVESLKMWFFLSVYSPRMGYFVAVFDVITERKRAEQALRDEVTRRRILMESSHDGIAVINQDFKIVEANRCFATMIGYTPEEILDLHIWDFEATMNEEEVRNKFPDMGSVNITIETRHRRKDGSLYDAEVSISGVMINAEPMTFTITRDITERKKAQAALSHANRALRTLSAGNMALVRAQNEQELLQQVTDIIKIQAGYNLAIVVYADNNIEKSLTLMASSGMEENHYEWAKQITWGDTEYGQLPVSHAIRSGVTQVCRDIQCAIGFKPWKESTLLEGYTSNIALPLSDGKKVFGALCIYSSEENAFDEHEIHLLEELANDLAFGVITLRTRIAHDQQAKVLRQSLEQSIQIIAATVEARDPYTAGHQRRVAELASAIAHEIGLNTEEIQGIHFAALIHDLGKIHIPAEILVKPGRLSEIEFMLIKTHPQEGYNILKNVTFPWPIADTILQHHEKIDGSGYPQGLKGEDILIGAKIICVADVVEAMSSHRPYRASLGIEPSLEEIRRGRGTWYDPLIVDTCLKLFEEKRFVFSSYSE encoded by the coding sequence CGATGCATTGGATGCCATAGAGTATCCGATATTTATGCACGATAGAACATTTCGCGTTTTGCGCTGTAACCGTGCATACCGAGAACATGCAGGACTACCGTTTCAAGAGATTATAGGTCGTCCCTATTATGAACTCTTTCCTAAAAATGATGGCCCAATGCATCATTGTTTGGAAGCGTTGGAATGTACTTCTGAGGATGGAAGCGAAGAAGAGGTCCAAGTTAATGAGCGTCTTTTCTTTTCTCGCGGCGTTATAATAAAAGATGATAATGGCAACTACCTTTATTCATTGCATATTCTCAAAGACATCACCGAACAACGGAAAATCGAACAGGCGCTCCGTGAAAGTGAGGAGAAATTTCGTTCGCTCGTGGAGTCAACCAGCGATTGGATATGGGAAATTAATGCAGACGGGTTTTATACCTATGTCAGCCCACGTGTAAAAGATCTACTGGGATACTCTCCTGAAGAAGTACTGGGTAAATCCCCTTTTGAATTCATGCCTCGCGAAGAAATAGAACGAATCAGCGGTGAATTTCTAAAAATCATTGCTGACCACGCCCCGTTGAATGCACTTCAAAATACTAATCGCTGTAAAGACGGCACATTTAAAATTCTCGAAACCAGCGGGCTTCCCTATTTTAATGAACAAGGTGCATTTTTAGGGTATCGCGGAATAGACCGGGATATTACCGCACGGATACATGCAGAAGAATATCTTCGTGAAAGTGAAGCGCGTTATCGTACGCTGTTTGAAGCAATGCTCAACGGTTTTGCCTATTGCCAAATGATTTATGAAGAAGGTCTCCCCGTAGATTTTTTGTATCTCAATGTGAACAAAGCATTCGAGCAGCAGACCGGGCTCAAAAATGTAGTCGGAAAACGTGTCAGCGAAGTGATCCCCGGAATACGTCAATCTGATCCCGAACTTTTCGAACGATATGCACGGGTTGCTGTAAGCGGCATCCCAGAGCAATTTGAAATTTATGTCGAATCGCTTAAGATGTGGTTTTTTCTCTCTGTCTACAGCCCAAGAATGGGGTATTTTGTCGCCGTCTTCGATGTTATAACTGAACGAAAACGTGCCGAACAAGCCTTGAGGGACGAAGTAACTCGCCGTCGTATTCTGATGGAAAGCTCCCATGACGGTATCGCTGTCATTAACCAAGATTTCAAAATAGTTGAAGCCAACCGCTGTTTTGCCACTATGATCGGCTATACACCCGAAGAGATACTTGATTTGCATATATGGGATTTCGAAGCCACAATGAATGAAGAAGAAGTCCGAAACAAATTTCCCGATATGGGCAGTGTCAATATCACGATCGAAACCCGTCATCGCCGAAAAGATGGCAGCCTCTACGATGCTGAAGTCAGTATTAGCGGAGTAATGATCAATGCTGAACCGATGACCTTTACCATTACACGGGACATTACCGAACGCAAAAAAGCACAGGCTGCCTTGAGCCATGCAAACCGTGCCCTAAGAACACTCTCTGCCGGGAATATGGCACTTGTTCGTGCACAAAATGAGCAGGAGCTTCTCCAACAGGTTACCGATATTATTAAAATACAAGCCGGATACAATCTCGCTATCGTCGTCTATGCCGATAATAATATTGAAAAAAGCCTTACACTGATGGCAAGTTCAGGTATGGAAGAGAATCATTACGAGTGGGCGAAACAGATAACATGGGGTGATACAGAATACGGTCAATTACCTGTTTCCCATGCGATACGCAGCGGAGTAACACAGGTTTGCAGAGATATTCAGTGTGCTATCGGATTTAAACCATGGAAAGAATCAACGCTATTAGAAGGCTATACGTCAAATATTGCGCTTCCTCTTTCCGATGGGAAAAAAGTATTCGGTGCATTGTGTATCTATTCTTCCGAAGAGAACGCTTTCGATGAACATGAAATTCATCTGCTTGAAGAGCTGGCCAACGATCTTGCCTTTGGGGTAATCACTCTACGTACCCGCATTGCACACGACCAACAAGCAAAAGTTTTACGCCAAAGTCTGGAACAATCGATTCAGATTATTGCTGCAACGGTTGAAGCAAGAGATCCTTACACGGCCGGTCATCAACGTCGTGTTGCAGAACTTGCATCCGCCATCGCTCATGAAATCGGTTTAAATACAGAAGAAATCCAAGGTATCCATTTTGCCGCTCTCATCCATGATCTTGGTAAAATACATATTCCGGCAGAAATTCTAGTCAAACCCGGCAGACTCAGCGAAATCGAATTTATGCTTATCAAGACCCATCCGCAGGAAGGATACAATATTCTCAAAAACGTTACATTTCCTTGGCCTATTGCCGATACCATTTTACAACACCATGAAAAAATCGATGGATCCGGTTATCCGCAAGGATTAAAAGGGGAAGATATTCTAATAGGAGCAAAGATTATCTGCGTTGCTGACGTCGTCGAAGCCATGTCCTCCCATCGTCCGTATCGAGCGTCATTAGGAATCGAACCGTCATTGGAAGAGATCCGACGTGGACGGGGAACATGGTATGATCCTTTAATCGTTGATACCTGTCTAAAACTCTTCGAAGAAAAGAGATTTGTCTTTAGTTCCTATTCCGAGTAA